CACGCCGTCGAGCCGGCATGGCCAGGTTCGTCCCCGCGCGACAGCTGGGAAGACCTCGAAGGCGTATTCCTTCCCGGGCTGGTGCCCTTCGGGTGGGTCGCTGCAGTCCGGCCTGACAGGACGATCGTCCACGATGGTCCGGCCACCGACCTAAACCACATCGTGCGTGAGAGTCTGGCCTTGCTGTGTAACCCCGTCAGCGCGCCTAAGCTGCAAGCCGAATACGCCATCCGAACCGCATGATTTCTTTTCCGCCATGAAACTCACCACTACACAGCCGGCCCGTTACCCCGATCCCACGACGAAAGCGTCGGCATTGGCCTATCTGATGTTCGACCGACCAGACCTCGAGAAAGCCGAGCATTTTCTCAATGACTTCGGGCTTCGAACTGTATCGCGCGGTGAAGCGCTTCTGCTGCTTCGGGGAACGGCTGCTTCCCACTTCTGCTATGTCGTCCGGAAGGCATCAAAATCCCGTTTCGTCGGCTTCGGGTTACAGGTCGATAACAGGGCAGATCTCGATGCGCTTGCAAAACTGCCTGGCGCTTCGGACGTCGAACGCTCGCCATTGCCCGGCGGCGGCTATGTGGTACGACTAACAGATCCTTCGGGCTTTCGCGTCGACGCGATATGGGGCCAGGCGCCGGCCGCCACGCTGTCCCATCGGCCGCCCTTGCCATTCAACTCCGTGGATGCGGCCGTTCGGATCAACGGGACGCAGCGGCCGCCTGAGCATGCGCCAGAAATTATCCGGCTTGGTCACATCGTGCTTGAACTCGCCGACTACCAGAAAACCTGCGCATGGTATGCGCGGCATTTTGGTTTCATCCCCAGCGACGTCCAGGTGCTTCCCGATGGTTCACCCGTCGTCGCGTTCATGCGGCTTGATCTCGGCGACAAGCCGGCCGATCACCACACGCTCGCGCTCGCGCAAGGCTTCATTCCCACGTATAGCCACAGCGCCTACGAGGTCGTCGACGCCGATGCAGTCGGCATGGGGCAGCGCGTGCTGCGCGAAAAGGGCTGGACGCATGCGTGGGGAATTGGGCGCCATATCCTGGGCAGCCAGATCTTCGACTACTGGCAGGACCCGTGGGGCGACAAGCACGAGCACTATTGCGACGGTGACCTTTTTACGGCCGACATGCCGACGGGTTTGCATACCGTCAGCCGCGAGGCAATGGCGCAATGGGGACCGACAATGCCACGCAGTTTCACAAAACCCAGATTCACGCCAGCGAGCATCGTGGCGCTCCTCGGCAACCTGCGCCGCAGCCCCGACCTGACATTGAGCAAGCTGCGGGCGCTGGCAAAGATTTTCGCCTGAACCAACCCCTTCCATGGAATCCGGAGATCGATAAATGGCACTTCACATTCTGCATTACCTTCATCATGGCCGCGCCCAGTGGGGCGTGGTAGCAAATGGCGCTATCACGCCGATTCCGGGCGAGTTCAGGTCGACCGCCGAGTTTGTCGAGGCCAATCCGGTTGAACGGCTGCTGGTGCTGAGCGGTCCCACGATTCCCGAATCGGAAGTGCAATGGTTGTCGCCGGTGACCATCAATCAGCAGTTCATCTGTCAGGGCGCGAACTACCGACAGCATATGATCGAGTCCGGGATGGACCCGGATGTGAAGAAGTTCAACATGATCTTCACAAAGGCGACCAGTTGCATCGTTCCGGCCGACTCGACCCTTGTGAAGCCGAACGAGGTGCGGTTTCTTGACTATGAAATCGAACTCGGTCTTGTGCTCAAACGTGACATCACGTCGCGCGAAACGGTCACCGACGAGAACCTGCATGAGTACATCGCCGGCGCCGTGATCGTGAACGACTATTCCGCGCGTGACATCCAGATTCCGCAGATGCAGTTCTACAAGGGCAAGAGCTATCGCACGTTTGGCCCGGTGGGCCCCTATCTGTGCCTGCTTGAGAAAGCGGACATTCCGAAGTTGAAGGAGCTCGTGCTGACGCTGACCGTGAACGGCACCGTCCGTCAGAACGACTCCACTTCGGGACTCGTCTATGGGCCGGCAGAGACCCTGACGGAGCTTTCCGGCGTACAGGACCTGCGCGCCGGGGACCTGCTCGCGACTGGGACGCCCTCCGGTTGCGCACTAAGCGTTCCGTCACCCGAAAGGCAACGCGCCGCGGCGCAGTTGCCTGAAGCGGAAAAATGGCGGCTGTTTCTCCAGATGCAGGCGGAAAGGCCCCAGTACCTGCAGGTCGGGGACGTCGTGGAGGCGCATATCGTCAGCTATGACCGCTCGATCAATCTTGGCGTCCAACGCAACGTTGTCATGGAAGATGCAGCATGAAAGGCGTCACAAGCATGGACGATGTCCTTGCCATCGAAAGGCAGGGGCCACCGGCGGATCTGCCAACGAGCACTTACGAGATGATCTGCCGGGGCGCGGCGATTAATCCGTCCGCGCCCGCGCTCTCATTTTTTGCAACGGCCGATGACTACCGGAACGCAGAGCGCTGGACATACAGTGAACTCGTGCATGATGTCACGCGGACCGCGAACATGTTTGCGCAATTGGGCGTGCAACACGACTCGGTCATCGCATATGTACTGCCCAACCTCCCCGAGACGCATTTCGTGATCTGGGGCGGCGAGGCGGCCGGAATTGTCTGCGCGATCAATCCGCTCCTTGAAGCGGAAGCCATCGGCGAACTGCTCAACGCCTCAGGCGCCAGCGTGCTCGTCACGCTGGCGCCGTTTGCGGGCACCGACCTTTGGCAAAAAGTGCGAGCAGTGTTGCATACGGTTCCCACTCTGAAGGATCTGGTGCTCGTCAATCTGGCTGACCGTATGCCGGGCGAAGAGCACTTTGCGGCCGGGATGCGTCAACGTTTGCGAAGCGCGGTTCCTTCCCAGATCCGTATCCACGACTTCAACACCGCAATCGCAGGTGAGTCTGGGGCGGCGCTCAGCAGCACGCGTCGGAT
The Paraburkholderia terrae genome window above contains:
- a CDS encoding VOC family protein; amino-acid sequence: MKLTTTQPARYPDPTTKASALAYLMFDRPDLEKAEHFLNDFGLRTVSRGEALLLLRGTAASHFCYVVRKASKSRFVGFGLQVDNRADLDALAKLPGASDVERSPLPGGGYVVRLTDPSGFRVDAIWGQAPAATLSHRPPLPFNSVDAAVRINGTQRPPEHAPEIIRLGHIVLELADYQKTCAWYARHFGFIPSDVQVLPDGSPVVAFMRLDLGDKPADHHTLALAQGFIPTYSHSAYEVVDADAVGMGQRVLREKGWTHAWGIGRHILGSQIFDYWQDPWGDKHEHYCDGDLFTADMPTGLHTVSREAMAQWGPTMPRSFTKPRFTPASIVALLGNLRRSPDLTLSKLRALAKIFA
- a CDS encoding fumarylacetoacetate hydrolase family protein, with translation MALHILHYLHHGRAQWGVVANGAITPIPGEFRSTAEFVEANPVERLLVLSGPTIPESEVQWLSPVTINQQFICQGANYRQHMIESGMDPDVKKFNMIFTKATSCIVPADSTLVKPNEVRFLDYEIELGLVLKRDITSRETVTDENLHEYIAGAVIVNDYSARDIQIPQMQFYKGKSYRTFGPVGPYLCLLEKADIPKLKELVLTLTVNGTVRQNDSTSGLVYGPAETLTELSGVQDLRAGDLLATGTPSGCALSVPSPERQRAAAQLPEAEKWRLFLQMQAERPQYLQVGDVVEAHIVSYDRSINLGVQRNVVMEDAA